In Nitratireductor basaltis, the following are encoded in one genomic region:
- a CDS encoding endonuclease/exonuclease/phosphatase family protein, which yields MTLRLATFNVENLMNRFDFSGYRNDIRQDRALALYDIKSEDEYKALESARMVAHTDDARQLTALAIAATRADIICLQEVDNLAALKAFEYGYLFKMIGEGYREKYSSQGNDGRGIDVAIMMRPETADGQPIEFVGMNSHAHLTFRDLDLHNEDLAELGIEPDERIFRRDCLEVDLRIGGSDFSIFGAHFKAMSPPRNGMDGRTASMPIRVAEARAIRHIINERYGADEARKRDWVICGDLNDYRERVVITGDMFDGYAFEPVRESALNSIDVLTEDGFCVNVVERRPVLDRWTLYHTRGPQERHLCQLDYMLLSPALAERSTGIPDIVRGGQPWRTPFPAGQEAERYPRTGWDRPKASDHCPVAMSLTLAANRS from the coding sequence ATGACCTTACGCCTTGCCACCTTCAATGTCGAAAATCTCATGAACCGGTTCGATTTCTCCGGTTACAGGAATGATATTCGGCAGGACCGCGCTCTCGCGCTCTACGACATCAAAAGCGAAGACGAGTACAAGGCGCTGGAAAGCGCTCGCATGGTTGCGCATACGGACGACGCGCGACAGCTGACCGCACTCGCCATCGCGGCGACGCGGGCGGACATCATCTGCCTGCAGGAGGTTGACAATCTCGCCGCGCTCAAGGCCTTCGAATACGGCTATCTCTTCAAGATGATAGGCGAGGGGTACCGCGAGAAATATTCCAGTCAGGGCAATGACGGGCGCGGCATTGATGTTGCCATCATGATGAGGCCGGAAACCGCTGACGGCCAACCGATAGAATTTGTCGGCATGAACAGCCATGCTCATCTGACCTTTCGGGATCTGGACCTTCACAACGAGGACCTGGCCGAACTCGGCATAGAGCCGGATGAGCGCATCTTCAGGCGCGATTGCCTGGAGGTCGATCTGCGCATTGGCGGCAGCGACTTCAGCATTTTCGGTGCGCATTTCAAGGCTATGAGCCCGCCGCGGAACGGTATGGACGGGCGCACGGCCAGCATGCCGATCCGTGTTGCCGAAGCACGCGCGATCCGCCACATCATCAACGAACGCTATGGAGCAGACGAGGCGCGCAAACGTGACTGGGTGATCTGCGGTGATCTCAATGATTACCGGGAGCGCGTGGTCATCACCGGCGACATGTTCGACGGCTATGCCTTCGAGCCGGTGCGGGAGAGCGCGCTCAACAGCATCGACGTGCTGACCGAAGATGGTTTCTGCGTGAATGTGGTCGAGCGGCGTCCAGTGCTAGACCGGTGGACGCTCTACCACACGCGCGGCCCGCAGGAACGCCATCTGTGCCAGCTAGACTACATGCTGCTGTCACCGGCTCTTGCGGAGCGGTCTACCGGTATTCCCGACATCGTGCGGGGCGGACAGCCGTGGCGCACGCCCTTTCCTGCCGGTCAGGAGGCGGAGCGCTATCCGCGGACCGGCTGGGACCGGCCAAAGGCATCCGATCACTGTCCGGTTGCAATGTCTCTCACTTTGGCTGCCAATCGCAGCTAG
- a CDS encoding PhzF family phenazine biosynthesis protein — MKNRSYAIYDVFTDKPLSGNPLAIVYDSEGLSDDDMQRIAGEFNLSETVFVLPAENPIHSARVRIFTPWHELPFAGHPTVGTAISLAMRSDALNAAGQSAIIVLEEKVGPVRCAVNLSDGGCFAEFDLPRLPRKFDAAPSAEAVAAALALPHNEIGFENHKISVWSAGVPYVLVPVANLGAAARVNMNAQLWRELAPSQDGILAEAYVYCRETVGHENAFHARMLAPLSGITEDPATGSAAAAFAGAVHAFDAPVDGSHQFRIEQGLEMGRPSLIRLEMDVAGGAIDAARIGGSAVEIASGTLRF; from the coding sequence ATGAAGAACCGTTCCTATGCCATTTACGACGTGTTCACGGACAAGCCTCTCAGCGGCAACCCGCTGGCAATCGTCTATGACAGCGAGGGCCTGTCGGATGATGACATGCAGCGTATTGCGGGCGAGTTCAATCTCTCGGAAACGGTCTTCGTCCTGCCTGCGGAGAATCCGATCCATTCCGCGCGTGTCCGCATTTTCACACCCTGGCACGAACTGCCCTTCGCGGGGCACCCGACTGTTGGTACCGCCATTTCGCTGGCAATGCGAAGCGATGCACTGAATGCGGCAGGCCAGTCTGCGATCATTGTTCTGGAGGAAAAGGTCGGACCTGTACGTTGCGCGGTCAATCTGAGCGATGGTGGTTGCTTCGCCGAGTTCGATCTGCCGCGACTGCCTCGAAAGTTCGATGCGGCACCTTCGGCAGAAGCTGTCGCGGCCGCATTGGCGCTGCCTCATAACGAGATCGGGTTCGAGAACCACAAGATCAGCGTCTGGTCCGCAGGCGTCCCATATGTACTCGTGCCCGTGGCCAATCTGGGCGCAGCCGCGCGCGTGAACATGAATGCGCAGCTTTGGCGCGAATTGGCTCCCTCGCAAGATGGGATTCTTGCCGAGGCATATGTCTATTGCCGCGAAACGGTGGGGCATGAGAACGCGTTTCATGCGCGGATGCTTGCCCCGCTCTCAGGCATAACGGAAGATCCCGCCACCGGTTCGGCCGCGGCGGCATTCGCAGGCGCTGTTCACGCTTTCGATGCACCGGTGGACGGTTCGCACCAATTCCGGATCGAGCAGGGGCTGGAGATGGGACGTCCTTCCCTAATTCGCCTGGAGATGGATGTGGCCGGCGGTGCCATCGACGCCGCGCGAATTGGCGGCAGTGCTGTGGAAATCGCGAGCGGTACACTGCGCTTTTGA
- a CDS encoding translocation/assembly module TamB domain-containing protein, whose product MTRFLTALAFLLFAFGAAAQEAAPANEEEERSFFTAFIEDRLSTPNRQIRLRGISGALSSEATIEEITIADREGIWLRIENASIDWDRSTLVLRQRLEIERLAADRVEVLRKPLPDEGLPSPEAGGFSVPELPIAINLGMLEVPLVSFGGSVFGLESQISVTGNLALAGGSLDTELDVTRLDGPGGRLALDLAYAADTERFEIDFQLQEPENGVVANLLTLEGRPPVELVVAGAGPLDALDVQLSLATAGEPALSGTARLRGRSEGLGFTTDVSGTLARLVPEQYRPFFGDRTQLTASGVVRDSGGTLLQDLSLESGALNLTAAAETASDGFLTALSLEARISDPAGEPVLLPGGDGQTKVGRVDLLASYGEANAERWQARLLLSDLTTADFAAGTTRLELGGTARNLERPEQRSITFEAEGAIEDIIAERADIAQALGERLDLTAQGSWSAGQALRIANAAISGNGLSIASEGNFTDGSYDGTTRIEAASLAPFSGFANRELAGRVDLTARGLLKPFSGGFDLTFDGEATDLNTGVTAVDGLLSGATTLTGRVARTDEGIAADEFALRNAQVEIEANGTIASEASDFDIEASVTDLARITPRAQGRLELKATAKGAGDALALQAIAKTSEAKLVDKRLSDATLRFDGTLGEVALVGQITLDAFLDGTRTSGSAEISFAENERSIRELSLQAGGAELSGEVAQNSNGLFSGMLALDAAELETVGALLLRDVQGAAQARIELAPRGDDQWARIDAEVTNLQIDETRIGAAGIEAQIDDLLGVPLAEGEITADNLRVAGIDIATLQATASTQENQTDFRADARLANGADIALAGVLEQQEQGFTLGLDTAELTRLNTTAYLVEPTQLQMIGDDITISPTLLNVAGGEISISGTVSDRLDLDATLQSIPLSIANTVRPDLGLAGTVSGNAMITGTRDSPQAEFELIGRDIEANALVDAGVSSLDIDATGRSVSDRLNIAANLRSPGGLSANISGTAPLSPDGQLALDVELQSFPLTLLNRQISGQDLAGSVTGTARVAGAATSPDVTFSLSASGLSARPLANLGAAPLDLSANGNFSEGVVNLSALNAQGPLGLSVEASGRIPLSGSGLQVNAQASVPLQLANRQLISRGTQFSGSVQAQISATGSVTNPSLSGVVTTRDATVIDPMTNLRLSGIQLDAALAGETVTLQQVTANLSSGGSVSANGTISTNAAAGFPASIAIRLSDARYTDGDMLSATVGGALSLEGPLTRDPLLSGNIDIARAEILVPDGMGSDAAQLRVRHENAPAAVRQTLQRARAEDGTPMPSSRPSVMRLDVTVNAPARIFVRGRGLDAELGGSVRLTGPVTSVRPVGAFRLIRGRLGILGQRITFDEGTVTLVGDLDPFLDFVARSRGSDILVFINVTGRVSDLEITFSSQPDLPEDEVLARLIFKRSVGELSPLQLAQLAAAAAELAGGGNSSLLGSLRNATGLDDLDVVTDSEGNAAVRAGRYVQENIYLGVEAGAGGSTRGTINLDITEDLKARGSVGSDGDSSVGIFFEKDY is encoded by the coding sequence TTGACACGCTTCCTCACCGCCCTCGCCTTCCTGCTCTTCGCTTTCGGCGCAGCCGCCCAGGAAGCTGCTCCGGCAAATGAGGAAGAAGAACGCTCTTTCTTTACGGCCTTCATCGAAGACCGCCTTTCCACGCCAAACCGTCAGATTCGACTGCGTGGCATCTCCGGCGCACTTTCCTCCGAAGCGACCATCGAGGAGATCACCATCGCGGACCGTGAAGGGATCTGGCTCCGCATCGAGAACGCCAGCATCGACTGGGACCGCTCGACACTCGTGCTGCGCCAGCGCCTCGAGATCGAGCGCCTTGCCGCCGATCGCGTAGAAGTGCTGCGCAAACCGCTACCCGACGAGGGACTGCCCTCCCCGGAAGCGGGTGGTTTCTCGGTTCCAGAACTCCCGATCGCCATCAATCTGGGAATGCTGGAGGTGCCGCTGGTCTCCTTTGGAGGAAGCGTTTTTGGCTTGGAGTCGCAGATATCGGTAACCGGAAACCTTGCGCTGGCAGGCGGTTCCCTCGACACCGAACTGGATGTCACCCGGCTCGATGGCCCAGGCGGACGCCTGGCGCTTGATCTTGCCTACGCCGCCGACACCGAACGCTTCGAAATCGATTTCCAGCTACAGGAGCCGGAGAACGGTGTCGTCGCCAATCTCCTCACGCTTGAAGGCCGCCCGCCGGTGGAACTCGTCGTGGCCGGTGCGGGTCCTCTGGATGCGCTGGACGTGCAGCTTTCGCTTGCGACTGCCGGCGAACCGGCCCTCTCCGGCACTGCGCGCCTTCGTGGCCGCAGCGAAGGCCTCGGCTTTACCACAGATGTGAGTGGAACCCTGGCACGACTCGTTCCCGAACAATACCGGCCGTTTTTCGGTGATCGAACGCAGCTGACAGCATCTGGCGTGGTGCGTGACAGCGGCGGAACGCTGCTACAGGATCTCAGCCTGGAAAGCGGTGCACTGAACCTGACAGCTGCCGCAGAAACAGCTTCGGACGGCTTCCTGACTGCCCTCTCGCTGGAGGCACGCATTTCTGATCCGGCCGGCGAGCCGGTTTTGCTTCCCGGCGGCGATGGTCAGACAAAGGTGGGGCGTGTCGATCTCCTGGCCTCCTATGGTGAGGCCAATGCGGAGCGCTGGCAGGCACGCCTGCTGTTGAGCGATCTGACCACAGCTGATTTCGCTGCCGGCACCACACGTCTTGAACTCGGCGGCACTGCCCGAAATCTCGAGCGGCCCGAACAGCGCAGCATCACGTTCGAAGCCGAAGGGGCGATTGAGGATATCATCGCTGAACGCGCTGATATTGCCCAGGCTCTGGGAGAACGCCTCGATCTCACCGCACAAGGCTCCTGGAGCGCAGGCCAGGCCCTGCGAATTGCCAATGCAGCAATCTCCGGCAACGGACTGTCCATCGCAAGCGAGGGAAACTTCACCGACGGCTCATATGACGGCACGACCCGGATAGAAGCGGCAAGCCTCGCGCCATTCTCCGGCTTCGCAAATCGCGAACTTGCCGGACGGGTTGACCTTACCGCCCGCGGCCTTCTGAAGCCGTTCAGCGGTGGCTTTGACCTGACATTCGATGGTGAAGCTACGGATCTGAATACCGGCGTTACCGCTGTTGATGGTCTTCTATCAGGCGCTACCACCCTCACAGGTCGGGTAGCGCGCACGGATGAAGGTATTGCCGCAGATGAGTTTGCACTGAGAAACGCGCAGGTCGAGATAGAGGCAAACGGGACGATCGCGTCTGAAGCCTCGGATTTCGATATCGAGGCTTCTGTCACCGATCTGGCGAGGATCACGCCGCGCGCGCAGGGTCGGCTGGAACTGAAAGCCACGGCAAAAGGCGCAGGCGATGCTCTGGCACTCCAGGCGATCGCGAAGACGAGCGAGGCGAAGCTTGTCGACAAACGGCTCTCTGACGCGACACTTCGCTTCGACGGAACGCTCGGCGAAGTCGCGTTGGTTGGACAGATCACCCTCGACGCCTTTCTGGATGGCACGAGAACCAGCGGCAGCGCCGAAATCTCGTTTGCCGAAAATGAGCGCTCAATCCGTGAACTTTCACTGCAAGCCGGCGGCGCGGAACTTTCCGGTGAAGTCGCGCAGAATTCCAACGGCTTGTTCTCCGGCATGCTTGCCCTTGATGCCGCCGAACTCGAAACGGTCGGCGCACTGCTTCTGAGGGACGTACAAGGGGCAGCACAAGCGCGTATAGAACTTGCACCGCGCGGGGACGACCAGTGGGCGAGGATCGATGCAGAGGTCACGAACCTGCAGATTGACGAAACGCGAATTGGCGCAGCAGGAATAGAAGCGCAGATTGATGACCTGCTCGGCGTGCCGCTGGCCGAAGGTGAAATCACTGCCGACAATCTTCGGGTTGCCGGGATCGACATTGCAACACTTCAGGCAACCGCCAGCACGCAGGAGAACCAAACAGATTTTCGCGCAGATGCACGCCTTGCAAATGGTGCTGATATCGCGCTTGCCGGTGTGCTGGAACAACAGGAACAGGGCTTCACGCTCGGCCTGGACACGGCAGAACTGACACGGCTCAACACCACAGCCTATCTCGTGGAGCCCACACAGCTGCAGATGATCGGCGATGATATCACCATCTCACCGACGCTCCTGAACGTCGCAGGTGGTGAAATCAGCATCAGCGGAACTGTCTCGGATCGGTTGGATCTGGACGCTACGCTCCAGTCCATCCCGCTCTCCATCGCAAACACCGTACGGCCTGATCTCGGCCTTGCAGGCACGGTCAGCGGAAATGCCATGATCACCGGCACGCGGGATTCGCCGCAGGCCGAATTCGAACTGATCGGCCGGGACATCGAGGCGAACGCCCTAGTCGATGCCGGTGTTTCGTCACTCGACATCGACGCTACCGGACGCAGCGTCTCGGATCGGCTGAACATCGCTGCAAATTTGCGCAGCCCCGGGGGGCTCTCTGCAAATATCTCCGGCACCGCGCCCCTGTCGCCGGACGGGCAACTGGCGCTGGACGTGGAACTGCAGTCATTCCCGTTGACCCTTCTCAACCGTCAGATCAGCGGCCAGGATCTCGCCGGCAGCGTCACCGGGACAGCGCGGGTCGCGGGTGCGGCCACATCGCCGGACGTGACTTTCAGTCTCTCCGCTTCCGGCCTGTCTGCGCGTCCCCTTGCCAATCTTGGCGCCGCACCTCTCGATCTCAGCGCCAACGGCAATTTCTCCGAAGGAGTGGTCAATCTTTCTGCTCTGAATGCACAGGGACCGCTTGGACTTTCTGTGGAAGCGAGCGGGCGCATTCCCTTGAGCGGATCCGGGCTTCAGGTGAATGCGCAGGCAAGCGTGCCTCTGCAGTTGGCGAACAGACAGCTCATCAGCCGTGGAACACAGTTCAGCGGGAGCGTTCAGGCACAGATCTCGGCAACGGGCAGCGTCACGAACCCGTCGCTGTCGGGCGTCGTTACCACACGTGATGCAACGGTCATCGACCCCATGACCAATCTGCGTCTGAGCGGCATCCAGCTGGATGCGGCGCTGGCAGGTGAAACCGTCACCCTGCAACAGGTAACCGCAAATCTCTCTAGCGGTGGCAGCGTCAGCGCCAACGGCACCATCTCCACCAATGCCGCTGCGGGTTTTCCCGCATCAATTGCCATTCGCCTTTCCGATGCCCGTTATACCGATGGCGACATGCTCTCAGCCACTGTAGGTGGCGCCTTGAGTCTGGAGGGCCCGCTCACCCGGGATCCGTTGCTTTCCGGCAACATCGACATTGCACGGGCCGAAATACTCGTTCCTGACGGCATGGGCAGCGACGCGGCACAGCTTCGTGTGCGCCATGAAAATGCGCCTGCGGCAGTGAGGCAGACGCTACAGCGTGCACGTGCGGAGGACGGTACGCCGATGCCTTCCTCGCGCCCGAGCGTGATGCGTCTCGATGTAACCGTTAATGCCCCTGCCCGCATCTTTGTGCGCGGACGCGGACTGGATGCGGAGCTTGGCGGCTCCGTCCGCCTGACCGGTCCCGTCACCTCCGTGCGCCCTGTAGGTGCCTTTCGCCTCATTCGCGGGCGGCTTGGCATTCTCGGCCAGCGCATAACCTTTGACGAAGGTACGGTGACGCTCGTCGGAGATCTCGATCCGTTCCTCGATTTCGTCGCCCGCTCACGCGGGAGCGACATTCTCGTTTTCATCAATGTGACAGGACGCGTTTCCGACCTGGAGATTACGTTCTCCTCACAGCCAGACCTGCCGGAAGACGAAGTGCTCGCCCGCCTGATCTTCAAGCGAAGTGTGGGCGAGCTTTCACCACTGCAGCTGGCACAGCTGGCCGCGGCGGCGGCTGAACTTGCAGGTGGCGGAAATTCCTCTCTGCTGGGCTCGCTGCGCAATGCGACCGGTCTGGACGATCTGGATGTCGTGACCGACAGCGAGGGCAATGCGGCTGTGCGTGCCGGACGCTATGTTCAGGAAAACATCTATCTTGGTGTGGAAGCAGGTGCCGGTGGCAGCACACGCGGCACGATCAATCTCGACATCACCGAAGACCTGAAGGCCCGAGGTTCCGTCGGCTCCGACGGGGATTCGTCCGTGGGCATCTTCTTCGAAAAAGACTACTGA
- a CDS encoding BamA/TamA family outer membrane protein encodes MAIAPLPAYGFELFGLRLFGKDKQETVDTIGTPQDFEVEFTVVGENDELSRELKKASTLWKDRDEPASGAGGLIAKARGDYRRILNELYANARYGGTISITINGQQASEILPDSEFPNPVQVMVRIDPGPEFVFSTARVENEAPPAGPGDEVEVADGFARGLPARSGAIIKAGRLAAEAWQQQGYAKARVAERRVVAAHDADTIDATIVLEPGRYARLGGVSVRGTERMNARFVARHTGLKPGEEYDPDDIELARERINRLGVFRSARVETAEEIGEDGILPVNVIVQERLPRRFGVGGSYSTVDGLGLEAYWLHRNLFGRAESLRVEGKVSGIGESIDPEDFTYRLGGTFTRPGIYLPETDFVASLYGEREVLDAYTRTGVSGEVGVTHRFTPDLSGRLFANGGWARFEDDFGTREFVTAGLLGAVTYDTRDNPADATEGIFAEVTLEPYYEFNYGNAALRMIAEARAYYSFDEEDRFVIAGRAKIGALLDPPALKTPPDKLFFAGGGGSVRGYAYRNIGVRDGENLRGGHSLAEASAELRVRITDTIGAVAFADAGYVGAEAFPDFSEDLKVGVGAGLRYLTALGPIRLDAAVPLDPETDDPDFAFYVGIGQAF; translated from the coding sequence ATCGCTATTGCGCCACTGCCCGCCTATGGTTTCGAGCTCTTCGGACTACGTCTCTTCGGCAAGGACAAGCAGGAAACCGTCGACACGATTGGCACGCCCCAGGATTTCGAAGTCGAGTTCACGGTTGTCGGTGAGAACGACGAGCTTTCGCGGGAGCTGAAGAAGGCTTCAACTCTGTGGAAGGATCGCGATGAACCGGCATCCGGCGCAGGCGGACTCATAGCGAAGGCGCGTGGTGACTATCGGCGTATTCTCAACGAACTCTACGCCAATGCACGCTATGGCGGCACCATCTCTATCACGATCAATGGCCAGCAGGCCTCCGAGATCCTGCCCGACAGCGAATTTCCAAATCCCGTCCAGGTGATGGTTCGCATCGACCCGGGTCCGGAATTTGTGTTCTCAACGGCACGTGTCGAAAACGAAGCTCCACCAGCGGGACCCGGAGACGAGGTTGAGGTCGCCGACGGCTTTGCCCGCGGCCTTCCAGCGCGATCCGGCGCGATCATCAAGGCAGGACGCCTTGCCGCCGAAGCCTGGCAACAGCAGGGCTATGCAAAGGCGCGTGTCGCCGAGCGGCGCGTCGTTGCCGCCCATGACGCGGACACGATCGACGCGACCATCGTCCTCGAACCTGGACGCTATGCACGACTGGGCGGCGTCTCCGTTCGTGGTACCGAGCGCATGAACGCTCGATTCGTGGCGCGCCACACGGGGCTGAAGCCCGGTGAAGAATACGATCCCGATGATATCGAGTTGGCACGTGAACGCATCAATCGGCTTGGCGTGTTCCGTTCTGCCCGCGTGGAGACCGCCGAAGAAATCGGGGAAGACGGGATACTGCCGGTCAATGTGATCGTGCAGGAACGCCTGCCGCGACGGTTTGGCGTCGGCGGCTCGTATTCCACCGTCGACGGGCTTGGATTGGAAGCCTATTGGCTGCACCGCAATCTGTTCGGTCGCGCGGAAAGTCTGCGCGTGGAAGGCAAGGTTTCCGGGATCGGCGAAAGCATCGATCCGGAAGACTTCACCTACCGACTCGGCGGAACATTCACCCGACCGGGCATCTACCTGCCTGAAACCGACTTCGTCGCATCGCTTTACGGCGAGCGGGAGGTTCTTGACGCCTATACGCGCACGGGCGTGTCGGGGGAAGTCGGCGTTACACATCGCTTCACGCCAGATCTGTCAGGTAGACTTTTCGCCAATGGCGGCTGGGCACGCTTCGAAGACGATTTCGGCACGCGTGAATTCGTCACTGCCGGCCTTCTGGGCGCAGTCACCTATGATACGCGCGACAATCCCGCAGACGCGACCGAAGGCATTTTTGCCGAGGTAACACTCGAACCGTATTACGAGTTCAACTACGGCAACGCCGCTTTGCGCATGATCGCCGAAGCGCGGGCCTATTACAGCTTCGACGAGGAGGACCGGTTCGTCATTGCCGGCCGCGCAAAGATCGGCGCGCTTCTTGATCCGCCGGCGCTGAAAACGCCACCCGACAAGCTCTTTTTTGCAGGCGGTGGCGGGTCGGTCCGCGGATATGCCTATCGCAATATTGGCGTGCGGGACGGTGAAAATCTGCGCGGGGGCCACTCACTTGCCGAAGCTTCCGCCGAATTGCGGGTCAGGATCACCGACACGATCGGTGCTGTCGCCTTCGCTGATGCGGGCTATGTCGGTGCCGAGGCATTCCCGGATTTCTCCGAGGATCTCAAGGTGGGTGTGGGCGCAGGCTTGCGCTATCTCACCGCACTTGGCCCGATCCGGCTGGATGCCGCGGTGCCTCTCGATCCGGAGACGGATGATCCCGATTTTGCATTCTATGTGGGAATAGGACAGGCATTTTGA
- a CDS encoding YihY/virulence factor BrkB family protein, translating to MTKQEPHTIPNERGRDARAPSQIPRSGWKDILWRVYGEIGDDRVTLVAAGATFYLLLALFPALAAFVSIYGFVADPSSVADHIAFLGGMLPSGGLDLIQQQLDRLASQDAQALSFGFVFGLLLALWSANTGMKTLFEALNIAYDEDEKRGFIMLNLMSLMFTLGGMLIGIFLIVSVGVIPAILAFANLEGVAETLIRLLRWPLLFVVIAAGISVIYRYGPSRSRAEWRWITWGGAIATIVWVAASIGFSFYLQNFANYDATYGSLGAVIGFMMWTWLSVVILLIGAELNSEIEHQTMQDTTVGPDEPIGKRGAVMADTVGESRG from the coding sequence ATGACAAAACAGGAGCCACATACAATTCCCAACGAGCGCGGGCGCGATGCGCGCGCGCCGTCCCAGATCCCTCGTTCCGGCTGGAAGGATATTCTTTGGCGCGTATATGGGGAAATAGGTGATGACCGTGTGACGCTGGTAGCCGCGGGAGCCACCTTTTATCTGTTGCTTGCGCTGTTCCCTGCGCTTGCCGCTTTCGTGTCGATATATGGCTTCGTTGCCGATCCAAGCAGTGTGGCGGATCACATAGCCTTTCTGGGTGGGATGTTGCCGAGCGGAGGCCTGGATCTCATTCAGCAGCAACTCGACCGCTTGGCATCGCAGGACGCACAGGCGCTGTCCTTCGGCTTCGTCTTCGGCCTTCTGCTGGCGCTGTGGAGCGCAAATACGGGCATGAAGACGTTGTTCGAGGCGCTAAACATCGCCTATGACGAGGATGAGAAACGGGGCTTCATCATGCTGAACCTGATGAGCCTGATGTTCACGCTGGGTGGAATGCTGATCGGCATCTTCCTCATCGTCTCGGTGGGGGTAATTCCGGCCATTCTGGCCTTTGCAAATCTGGAAGGCGTGGCGGAGACGCTTATCCGGCTCCTGCGGTGGCCGCTGCTTTTCGTCGTCATTGCAGCCGGTATTTCCGTCATCTACCGGTATGGCCCCAGCCGCAGCCGCGCCGAATGGCGCTGGATCACCTGGGGTGGAGCAATCGCAACCATTGTCTGGGTTGCTGCATCAATCGGGTTCTCGTTCTACCTGCAGAACTTTGCAAATTATGATGCCACCTACGGTTCGCTCGGCGCGGTCATCGGTTTCATGATGTGGACCTGGCTGTCGGTGGTCATCCTGCTGATCGGTGCGGAGCTGAACTCCGAGATCGAGCATCAGACGATGCAGGACACCACTGTCGGGCCGGATGAGCCTATCGGGAAACGTGGGGCTGTCATGGCTGATACGGTAGGGGAATCCCGCGGCTGA